A region from the Melanotaenia boesemani isolate fMelBoe1 chromosome 11, fMelBoe1.pri, whole genome shotgun sequence genome encodes:
- the LOC121648974 gene encoding mannuronan C5-epimerase AlgE3-like isoform X3, giving the protein MVDSSSEDLNVRIQTKEEELKLRLLGYNNGDKHQHLQFQSSDGVLFKVTDGDVRLFQMEAFKVTLKQSQVDCRLDLSSQRNLSKVHTVQGCPSQSNDISGNSEDNALIGGWKDDALDGGGGDDTLIGGHGADILIGGTGDDTLYGEDGNDTLIGDSGRDVFIPGPGSDLVDGGPGRDTVLYRGDHETGKGVYVNLLSGQGRFADAEGDVLKDVETVVGTIYSDILVSGYESALLQGSDGNDILVSTGGDYLVGGEGNDVYMLAFHRGSATIDNCAKDKATDVLYLDLESSALFDCQLLSDRVLLTFTGANQTAVKVGLRGWTSDGGECSHLVLVFRDEEASVNGLLEESHVRVNDFWVRGGSERVDTCDGSIP; this is encoded by the exons ATGGTGGACTCATCATCAGAAGATCTGAATGTGAGGATCCAGACCAAAGAGGAAGAGCTGAAGCTACGTCTGCTCGGCTACAACAATGGAGACAAACATCAGCACCTGCAGTTTCAGAGCTCTGACGGGGTCCTTTTTAAAGTCACAGATGGAGACGTTCGTCTCTTTCAGATGGAAGCTTTCAAAGTGACTCTGAAACAGTCTCAGGTGGACTGTCGTTTGGACCTCAGCTCTCAGAGAAATCTGTCAAAGGTCCATACTGTCCAAGGATGTCCCTCACAGTCCAATGACATATCAGGGAACAGTGAGGACAACGCTCTGATTGGTGGGTGGAAGGATGACGCTTTGGATGGAGGAGGCGGAGACGACACACTGATAGGAGGACATGGAGCTGACATCCTGATTGGTGGGACTGGAGACGACACTCTCTATGGTGAGGATGGAAACGACACGCTGATTGGAGACTCTGGCAGGGACGTCTTCATTCCTGGACCAGGGTCTGATCTGGTGGACGGAGGTCCTGGCAGAGACACTGTTCTGTACCGGGGGGATCATGAGACGGGTAAAGGGGTTTATGTTAACCTGCTGAGTGGACAAGGACGCTTTGCTGACGCTGAGGGAGACGTGTTGAAGGACGTGGAAACTGTGGTCGGCACCATCTACTCTGACATCTTGGTGTCCGGATATGAAAGCGCTCTTCTCCAAGGCTCAGATG GTAACGACATCTTGGTGTCCACAGGTGGAGATTACCTGGTTGGTGGTGAAGGAAACGACGTCTACATGTTGGCTTTCCACCGCGGCTCAGCTACCATTGATAACTGTGCTAAAGACAAAGCCACAGATGTCCTGTACTTGGACTTGGAGTCATCAGCGTTGTTTGACTGCCAGCTTTTATCAGACAGAGTCCTCCTGACTTTCACTGGAGCCAATCAGACTGCTGTAAAAGTTGGACTGAGAGGCTGGACCAGTGATGGTGGTGAATGTAGTCATTTGGTGCTGGTTTTCAGAGATGAAGAGGCGTCAGTGAATGGTCTGCTAGAAGAGAGTCATGTCAGAGTGAATGACTTCTGGGTCAGAGGTGGATCAGAGAGAGTGGACACCTGTGACGGTTCAATTCCCTGA
- the LOC121648974 gene encoding mannuronan C5-epimerase AlgE3-like isoform X1, protein MVDSSSEDLNVRIQTKEEELKLRLLGYNNGDKHQHLQFQSSDGVLFKVTDGDVRLFQMEAFKVTLKQSQVDCRLDLSSQRNLSKVHTVQGCPSQSNDISGNSEDNALIGGWKDDALDGGGGDDTLIGGHGADILIGGTGDDTLYGEDGNDTLIGDSGRDVFIPGPGSDLVDGGPGRDTVLYRGDHETGKGVYVNLLSGQGRFADAEGDVLKDVETVVGTIYSDILVSGYESALLQGSDGNDILVSTGGDYLVGGEGNDVYMLAFHRGSATIDNCAKDKATDVLYLDLESSALFDCQLLSDRVLLTFTGANQTAVKVGLRGWTSDGGECSHLVLVFRDEEASVNGLLEESHVRVNDFWVRGGSERVDTCDGSIP, encoded by the exons ATGGTGGACTCATCATCAGAAGATCTGAATGTGAGGATCCAGACCAAAGAGGAAGAGCTGAAGCTACGTCTGCTCGGCTACAACAATGGAGACAAACATCAGCACCTGCAGTTTCAGAGCTCTGACGGGGTCCTTTTTAAAGTCACAGATGGAGACGTTCGTCTCTTTCAGATGGAAGCTTTCAAAGTGACTCTGAAACAGTCTCAGGTGGACTGTCGTTTGGACCTCAGCTCTCAGAGAAATCTGTCAAAGGTCCATACTGTCCAAGGATGTCCCTCACAGTCCAATGACATATCAGGGAACAGTGAGGACAACGCTCTGATTGGTGGGTGGAAGGATGACGCTTTGGATGGAGGAGGCGGAGACGACACACTGATAGGAGGACATGGAGCTGACATCCTGATTGGTGGGACTGGAGACGACACTCTCTATGGTGAGGATGGAAACGACACGCTGATTGGAGACTCTGGCAGGGACGTCTTCATTCCTGGACCAGGGTCTGATCTGGTGGACGGAGGTCCTGGCAGAGACACTGTTCTGTACCGGGGGGATCATGAGACGGGTAAAGGGGTTTATGTTAACCTGCTGAGTGGACAAGGACGCTTTGCTGACGCTGAGGGAGACGTGTTGAAGGACGTGGAAACTGTGGTCGGCACCATCTACTCTGACATCTTGGTGTCCGGATATGAAAGCGCTCTTCTCCAAG GCTCAGATGGTAACGACATCTTGGTGTCCACAGGTGGAGATTACCTGGTTGGTGGTGAAGGAAACGACGTCTACATGTTGGCTTTCCACCGCGGCTCAGCTACCATTGATAACTGTGCTAAAGACAAAGCCACAGATGTCCTGTACTTGGACTTGGAGTCATCAGCGTTGTTTGACTGCCAGCTTTTATCAGACAGAGTCCTCCTGACTTTCACTGGAGCCAATCAGACTGCTGTAAAAGTTGGACTGAGAGGCTGGACCAGTGATGGTGGTGAATGTAGTCATTTGGTGCTGGTTTTCAGAGATGAAGAGGCGTCAGTGAATGGTCTGCTAGAAGAGAGTCATGTCAGAGTGAATGACTTCTGGGTCAGAGGTGGATCAGAGAGAGTGGACACCTGTGACGGTTCAATTCCCTGA
- the LOC121648974 gene encoding mannuronan C5-epimerase AlgE3-like isoform X2, translated as MVDSSSEDLNVRIQTKEEELKLRLLGYNNGDKHQHLQFQSSDGVLFKVTDGDVRLFQMEAFKVTLKQSQVDCRLDLSSQRNLSKVHTVQGCPSQSNDISGNSEDNALIGGWKDDALDGGGGDDTLIGGHGADILIGGTGDDTLYGEDGNDTLIGDSGRDVFIPGPGSDLVDGGPGRDTVLYRGDHETGKGVYVNLLSGQGRFADAEGDVLKDVETVVGTIYSDILVSGYESALLQGSDGNDILVSTGGDYLVGGEGNDVYMLAFHRGSATIDNCAKDKATDVLYLDLESSALFDCQLLSDRVLLTFTGANQTAVKVGLRGWTSDGGECSHLVLVFRDEEASVNGLLEESHVRVNDFWVRGGSERVDTCDGSIP; from the exons ATGGTGGACTCATCATCAGAAGATCTGAATGTGAGGATCCAGACCAAAGAGGAAGAGCTGAAGCTACGTCTGCTCGGCTACAACAATGGAGACAAACATCAGCACCTGCAGTTTCAGAGCTCTGACGGGGTCCTTTTTAAAGTCACAGATGGAGACGTTCGTCTCTTTCAGATGGAAGCTTTCAAAGTGACTCTGAAACAGTCTCAGGTGGACTGTCGTTTGGACCTCAGCTCTCAGAGAAATCTGTCAAAGGTCCATACTGTCCAAGGATGTCCCTCACAGTCCAATGACATATCAGGGAACAGTGAGGACAACGCTCTGATTGGTGGGTGGAAGGATGACGCTTTGGATGGAGGAGGCGGAGACGACACACTGATAGGAGGACATGGAGCTGACATCCTGATTGGTGGGACTGGAGACGACACTCTCTATGGTGAGGATGGAAACGACACGCTGATTGGAGACTCTGGCAGGGACGTCTTCATTCCTGGACCAGGGTCTGATCTGGTGGACGGAGGTCCTGGCAGAGACACTGTTCTGTACCGGGGGGATCATGAGACGGGTAAAGGGGTTTATGTTAACCTGCTGAGTGGACAAGGACGCTTTGCTGACGCTGAGGGAGACGTGTTGAAGGACGTGGAAACTGTGGTCGGCACCATCTACTCTGACATCTTGGTGTCCGGATATGAAAGCGCTCTTCTCCAAGGCTCAGATGGTAACGAC ATCTTGGTGTCCACAGGTGGAGATTACCTGGTTGGTGGTGAAGGAAACGACGTCTACATGTTGGCTTTCCACCGCGGCTCAGCTACCATTGATAACTGTGCTAAAGACAAAGCCACAGATGTCCTGTACTTGGACTTGGAGTCATCAGCGTTGTTTGACTGCCAGCTTTTATCAGACAGAGTCCTCCTGACTTTCACTGGAGCCAATCAGACTGCTGTAAAAGTTGGACTGAGAGGCTGGACCAGTGATGGTGGTGAATGTAGTCATTTGGTGCTGGTTTTCAGAGATGAAGAGGCGTCAGTGAATGGTCTGCTAGAAGAGAGTCATGTCAGAGTGAATGACTTCTGGGTCAGAGGTGGATCAGAGAGAGTGGACACCTGTGACGGTTCAATTCCCTGA